In one Pseudomonas fitomaticsae genomic region, the following are encoded:
- a CDS encoding GNAT family N-acetyltransferase: MTFTVRQALAADAIALPAIERSAAALFRLDPSLAWLADAAVPQASAHLPVIEQGELWVAQNNDGQLAGFLRAVTVDQQLHIEELSVSQHFQGRGVGRKLLLAAIEQARLWQLRAVTLTTFRDLPWNAPFYQRMGFALLNAEDTDARLNHVLREEIAHGLPGERRCAMRLVLTPSP, encoded by the coding sequence ATGACCTTTACCGTGCGACAGGCCCTGGCAGCCGATGCCATCGCCCTCCCCGCCATCGAACGTTCGGCCGCCGCGCTGTTTCGCCTCGACCCGTCACTGGCCTGGCTGGCCGATGCCGCCGTGCCGCAGGCTTCTGCGCATTTACCAGTCATTGAACAGGGCGAACTGTGGGTTGCGCAAAACAACGACGGGCAACTTGCAGGTTTTTTAAGGGCGGTGACTGTCGACCAACAGTTACACATTGAGGAACTGTCCGTCAGCCAACACTTTCAGGGCCGGGGTGTCGGTCGCAAGTTGCTGTTGGCGGCGATTGAACAGGCGCGTCTGTGGCAACTTCGAGCGGTGACGCTGACGACCTTTCGCGATCTGCCATGGAATGCGCCGTTCTATCAACGCATGGGTTTTGCGCTATTGAACGCCGAGGACACGGACGCGCGTCTGAACCATGTATTGCGCGAAGAAATCGCTCACGGATTGCCCGGCGAGCGACGTTGCGCCATGCGCCTGGTGCTCACGCCGTCGCCTTGA
- a CDS encoding LysR family transcriptional regulator, translating to METPLSNSGNPPVKTAHRAPLALSGLDFKLLKVFKAVVEAGGFSAAQNELNVGLAAISKQISDLEIRIGMRLCTRGREGFHLTEEGRLVYQASIDLFASVDNFRDRLSSAQNELIGDLGVGVIDNTISDDNSPLVAALKKINEHSPKVRFQLQATQLDEVERGVVEGRLVAGIVPVYQKREEFDYYPLYEERSQAYCAVGHPLFEMPAEQMGGNVLQDYECINHRYAIHRDKLNFARYDSFSASATQVEAVALLIKTGRFVGFLPRHYAATLVAAGQFRAVCPELIHFDTPFNLILRHNTVRSPLVKAFAQALGVDLKATA from the coding sequence ATGGAAACCCCACTTTCCAATTCCGGAAACCCACCGGTCAAAACCGCTCACCGGGCACCTTTGGCCCTCAGCGGACTGGATTTCAAACTGCTCAAGGTGTTCAAGGCGGTGGTCGAGGCCGGCGGCTTCAGCGCGGCGCAAAACGAGCTGAACGTGGGCCTGGCCGCGATCAGCAAGCAAATCTCCGACCTGGAAATCCGCATCGGCATGCGCCTGTGTACCCGTGGCCGCGAGGGGTTTCACCTGACCGAAGAAGGGCGTCTGGTGTATCAGGCGTCGATTGATCTGTTTGCCTCGGTCGACAACTTTCGTGACCGGCTTAGTTCGGCGCAGAACGAACTTATCGGCGATCTCGGAGTGGGGGTGATCGATAATACGATCAGTGACGATAATTCACCGTTAGTTGCTGCGCTTAAAAAGATAAATGAGCACTCGCCAAAAGTAAGATTTCAACTTCAGGCAACCCAATTGGATGAAGTGGAAAGAGGTGTGGTGGAAGGTCGCTTAGTTGCCGGAATAGTCCCGGTTTATCAAAAGCGTGAAGAGTTCGATTATTACCCGCTCTATGAGGAACGCTCGCAGGCTTACTGCGCCGTCGGCCACCCGTTGTTCGAGATGCCAGCGGAGCAGATGGGCGGTAACGTGCTGCAGGATTACGAGTGCATCAACCACCGCTATGCGATCCATCGCGACAAGCTCAACTTCGCCCGCTACGACAGTTTTTCCGCGTCGGCGACCCAGGTTGAAGCGGTGGCGTTGCTGATCAAGACCGGGCGTTTCGTGGGCTTTCTGCCCCGGCATTACGCCGCCACGCTGGTGGCCGCCGGGCAGTTTCGCGCGGTGTGCCCGGAGCTGATCCACTTCGACACGCCGTTCAATCTGATCCTGCGGCACAACACCGTGCGCAGTCCGTTGGTCAAGGCGTTTGCCCAGGCGCTGGGGGTTGATCTCAAGGCGACGGCGTGA
- the argH gene encoding argininosuccinate lyase — protein MSQTTDRLWGARFKSGPSAALAALSRCPERYFRLTPYDLAGSKAHAGELQRAGLLDEPETRTMIEALDGIGVDFAAGRIAPTLDDEDVHTFIERLLTERLGALGGKLRAGRSRNDQTANDLRLFLRDHVRTLAVEVLALQQALVDQAEQHVESICPGFTHLQQAQPIVFAHHLLAHAQSMLRDVQRLVDWDARTSLSPLGAAAMAGSAIARQPQQSAKEMGYAGVCENSIDAVASRDHVAEFLFIASMLGINISRLAEEFCLWSSRQFRWVDLDDAYATGSSIMPQKKNPDIAELARGKAGRLIGNLTGLLSTLKSLPLSYNRDLSEDKNGVLDSVDTLLLVLPAMAGMVATMTVNVEELRRQAPLGFTLATEVADWLAVRGVPFKEAHEITGALVQACEKHDLELWEASPALLAEIDPRLTADVRDSLTLEAAIAARSGWGGTAPQQVREQIGRLKTALAAQQQWTENYQGFRL, from the coding sequence ATGTCTCAAACCACCGACCGTCTCTGGGGTGCCCGTTTCAAAAGCGGCCCGTCCGCAGCCCTGGCGGCCCTGTCCCGTTGCCCCGAGCGCTATTTCCGCCTGACGCCGTACGATCTGGCCGGCTCCAAGGCCCACGCTGGGGAACTGCAACGTGCCGGCCTGCTCGACGAGCCGGAAACCCGCACGATGATCGAAGCCCTGGACGGCATCGGTGTTGACTTTGCCGCCGGGCGCATCGCCCCGACTCTGGACGACGAAGACGTTCACACCTTCATCGAACGCCTGCTGACCGAACGCCTCGGCGCACTGGGCGGCAAGCTGCGCGCCGGCCGTTCACGCAACGACCAGACCGCCAACGACCTGCGCCTGTTCCTGCGTGATCACGTCCGCACCCTGGCCGTGGAAGTGCTGGCCTTGCAACAGGCGCTGGTGGATCAGGCCGAGCAGCACGTCGAAAGCATCTGCCCGGGTTTCACTCACTTGCAGCAGGCGCAGCCGATCGTGTTCGCCCATCACTTGCTGGCCCACGCGCAATCGATGCTGCGTGACGTGCAACGCCTAGTGGATTGGGACGCGCGCACCTCGCTGTCGCCCCTTGGTGCTGCGGCCATGGCCGGTTCTGCGATCGCTCGTCAGCCGCAACAGTCGGCCAAGGAAATGGGTTACGCCGGGGTCTGCGAAAACTCCATCGACGCCGTGGCCAGCCGCGATCACGTCGCCGAATTCCTGTTCATCGCCAGCATGCTCGGGATCAACATCTCGCGTCTGGCCGAAGAGTTCTGCCTGTGGTCGTCGCGCCAGTTCCGCTGGGTCGATCTGGACGACGCCTACGCCACCGGCAGTTCGATCATGCCGCAGAAGAAAAACCCCGACATCGCCGAACTGGCCCGGGGCAAGGCTGGCCGTCTGATCGGCAACCTGACCGGCCTGCTGTCGACGCTCAAATCCTTGCCGCTGTCGTACAACCGCGACCTCAGCGAAGACAAGAACGGCGTGCTCGACAGCGTCGACACCTTGTTGCTGGTGCTGCCGGCCATGGCCGGGATGGTCGCGACCATGACCGTCAACGTCGAGGAGCTGCGGCGTCAGGCGCCGCTGGGTTTCACCCTCGCCACCGAAGTCGCCGACTGGCTGGCCGTGCGCGGCGTGCCGTTCAAGGAAGCCCACGAAATCACCGGGGCGCTGGTGCAGGCCTGCGAAAAACACGACCTCGAATTGTGGGAAGCCTCGCCGGCGCTGCTGGCCGAGATCGACCCGCGCCTCACGGCAGACGTGCGTGACAGCCTGACCCTGGAAGCCGCCATCGCTGCCCGCAGCGGCTGGGGCGGCACCGCACCGCAACAGGTGCGCGAGCAGATCGGCCGCCTGAAAACCGCCCTCGCCGCGCAGCAACAGTGGACCGAAAACTACCAGGGCTTCCGCCTCTGA
- a CDS encoding amino acid ABC transporter permease produces the protein MSQTQAERLQAERKLAENQFDITQYQHVPRRYYGRIFFATVIVIAIIGLVRAFAEGKIEWSYIGQFLTSEAIMWGLFNTIIMAVLAMALGIVFGVITAIMRMSANPILRYVAVTYTWLFRGTPLILQLLLWFNLALIFPTIGIPGLFELDTVSLMTPFVAALLGLSINQGAYTAEVVRAGLLSVDTGQYEAAKSIGMPRLQALRRIILPQAMRIIIPPVGNEFIGMVKMTSLASVIQYSELLYNAQNIYYANARVMELLIVAGIWYLATVTVLSFGQSRLERRFARGAGKRS, from the coding sequence ATGAGCCAGACTCAGGCAGAACGACTCCAGGCGGAGCGCAAACTGGCGGAAAACCAGTTCGACATTACCCAGTACCAGCACGTGCCACGGCGTTATTACGGGCGGATCTTCTTCGCCACCGTGATCGTCATCGCCATCATTGGTCTGGTACGGGCCTTCGCCGAAGGCAAGATCGAATGGTCGTACATCGGCCAGTTCCTCACCTCCGAAGCGATCATGTGGGGCCTGTTCAACACGATCATCATGGCCGTCCTGGCCATGGCGCTGGGCATCGTGTTCGGGGTGATCACCGCGATCATGCGCATGTCGGCCAACCCGATCCTGCGTTACGTGGCAGTGACCTACACCTGGCTGTTTCGCGGTACGCCGCTGATTCTGCAACTGCTGTTGTGGTTCAACCTGGCGCTGATTTTCCCCACCATCGGCATTCCCGGCCTGTTCGAACTCGACACCGTGAGCCTGATGACCCCGTTCGTGGCCGCCCTGCTCGGCTTGAGCATCAACCAGGGCGCCTACACCGCTGAAGTGGTGCGCGCCGGCCTGCTGTCGGTGGACACCGGCCAGTACGAAGCGGCCAAGTCGATCGGCATGCCGCGCCTGCAAGCGCTGCGCCGGATCATCCTGCCCCAGGCCATGCGGATCATCATTCCGCCGGTCGGCAACGAATTCATCGGCATGGTGAAAATGACCTCGCTGGCGAGCGTCATCCAGTACTCGGAACTGCTCTACAACGCCCAGAACATTTACTACGCCAACGCCCGGGTCATGGAGCTGCTGATCGTCGCCGGTATCTGGTACCTGGCCACCGTCACCGTCCTGTCCTTTGGTCAAAGCCGTCTGGAGCGTCGTTTCGCTCGCGGCGCCGGCAAGCGTTCTTGA
- a CDS encoding amino acid ABC transporter ATP-binding protein — MRSIVKAVSLNKYYDQYHALKDINIEVEQGEVLCIIGPSGSGKSTLLRCVNQLEKIDKGGLWVDGELVGYRVVGHKLHELNESQIARQRLATGMVFQRFNLFPHMTVLQNIIEGPCQVLKRSPKEAHEEALELLARVGLADKRNSYPIELSGGQQQRVAIARALAMRPKLMLFDEPTSALDPELVGEVLSVMRDLAQTGMTMIVVTHELGFAREVSNRMVFMDGGQIVEAGSPEEILISPQNPRTQSFISAVRT; from the coding sequence ATGAGAAGCATCGTCAAGGCCGTGAGCCTGAACAAATATTACGACCAGTACCACGCGCTCAAGGACATCAACATCGAGGTCGAGCAAGGCGAAGTGCTGTGCATCATCGGCCCGTCCGGCTCGGGCAAGAGCACCCTGCTGCGCTGCGTCAATCAGCTGGAAAAGATCGACAAGGGCGGCCTCTGGGTCGACGGCGAACTGGTGGGCTACCGCGTGGTCGGGCACAAACTGCACGAACTCAACGAGTCGCAGATCGCCCGCCAGCGCCTGGCCACCGGCATGGTGTTCCAGCGCTTCAACCTGTTTCCGCACATGACCGTGCTGCAAAACATCATCGAAGGCCCGTGCCAGGTGCTCAAACGTTCGCCCAAGGAGGCGCACGAAGAAGCCCTGGAACTGCTGGCCCGGGTCGGCCTGGCCGACAAACGCAACAGCTACCCGATCGAACTGTCGGGCGGTCAGCAGCAACGGGTCGCGATTGCCCGCGCCCTGGCCATGCGACCCAAGCTGATGCTGTTCGATGAACCCACTTCGGCACTCGACCCGGAACTGGTCGGTGAGGTGCTGTCGGTAATGCGCGATCTGGCGCAGACCGGCATGACCATGATCGTCGTCACCCATGAACTGGGCTTCGCCCGGGAGGTTTCCAACCGCATGGTGTTCATGGACGGCGGGCAGATCGTGGAGGCTGGAAGCCCCGAAGAAATACTAATAAGTCCGCAAAACCCGCGCACCCAAAGCTTCATTTCTGCCGTTCGAACCTGA
- a CDS encoding polysaccharide deacetylase family protein encodes MSSLQPTWPDQHKACLALAFDLDGPTGDAMLNNSIWHKPEYFGFGGYGPYRALPRLLDLLDTFKIPTTFFVPAWVVENWPKQCQAIVERGHEVAYHGYKHESFYALTLDQQQAVMNKSRDVFWQYLHIRAEGFRTPSGDWRAETPAMLADNGVIYSSSMRGDDRPYLVNVPGHDTPLVEIPGRWEMDDYASLAYTRAPNFPSGLDRTASYELTLDNWQREYDGAMDEGLCLTTLFHPKITGKPGRILLLEKLFEHMRQRDDVWFATCRDVARWWLKEHHHG; translated from the coding sequence ATGTCCTCCTTGCAACCCACCTGGCCCGACCAGCACAAAGCCTGCCTCGCCCTGGCCTTCGACCTCGACGGCCCGACCGGCGATGCCATGCTCAACAACTCGATCTGGCACAAGCCCGAATACTTCGGCTTCGGCGGCTACGGCCCCTATCGCGCCTTGCCACGCCTGCTGGACTTGCTCGACACCTTCAAGATCCCGACCACCTTCTTCGTCCCCGCGTGGGTCGTGGAGAACTGGCCGAAACAATGCCAGGCCATCGTCGAGCGCGGCCATGAAGTCGCCTACCACGGCTACAAGCACGAATCCTTCTACGCCCTGACGCTGGACCAGCAGCAGGCCGTGATGAACAAATCCCGCGACGTGTTCTGGCAATACCTGCACATCCGCGCCGAGGGTTTTCGCACCCCGTCCGGCGACTGGCGTGCCGAAACCCCGGCGATGCTGGCCGACAACGGCGTCATCTATTCCAGCAGCATGCGCGGCGATGATCGCCCGTATCTGGTCAACGTCCCCGGCCACGACACCCCGCTGGTGGAGATCCCCGGCCGCTGGGAAATGGACGACTACGCCTCCCTCGCCTACACCCGCGCACCGAACTTCCCGTCCGGGCTCGACCGCACCGCCAGCTACGAGCTGACCCTCGACAACTGGCAACGCGAATACGACGGCGCGATGGACGAAGGCCTGTGCCTGACCACCCTGTTCCACCCGAAAATTACCGGCAAACCGGGGCGCATCCTGTTGCTGGAGAAACTCTTCGAACATATGCGCCAACGCGATGACGTGTGGTTCGCCACCTGCCGCGACGTCGCCCGCTGGTGGCTGAAGGAGCATCACCATGGCTGA
- a CDS encoding polysaccharide deacetylase family protein, with translation MADADNLWPAGKRCAVVLTVDYNDIHGILTQAPEVAGRDKTLSVWRYGTQRGVERLLGLFRELGVRSSWFVPGIVAEENSQHIAAIQADGHEIACAGYRHQDYDTLDLAAQSAEVAKGCAALLALTGVHPTGFRIPAGNGAPGFIETLNDHGIHWSSSWRGDDLPFCHPTAPEVVELPLHYELEDEPYFAFNLSPAVPPAQSRIASYSHTLGNLQMDFAGFHRFGLCYVLRLHPEIIATPGRIGVLRELLQCIQQHDDVWIATGAEVAQWWAQTAAPVAQDHPASVYERHYRDYLV, from the coding sequence ATGGCTGACGCTGACAACCTCTGGCCCGCCGGCAAACGCTGCGCGGTGGTGCTGACCGTCGATTACAACGATATCCACGGCATTCTCACCCAGGCCCCGGAAGTCGCCGGGCGCGACAAGACGCTGTCGGTGTGGCGCTACGGCACGCAACGGGGCGTCGAGCGTTTGCTCGGCCTGTTCAGGGAACTCGGGGTGCGCAGCAGCTGGTTCGTGCCCGGCATCGTTGCCGAGGAAAACTCGCAGCACATCGCCGCGATTCAGGCTGACGGCCATGAGATCGCCTGCGCCGGTTACCGTCATCAGGATTACGACACGCTGGATCTGGCGGCGCAGAGCGCGGAAGTCGCCAAGGGTTGTGCAGCGCTGTTAGCGTTGACCGGCGTGCATCCGACCGGTTTCCGGATTCCGGCGGGCAACGGTGCACCGGGCTTCATTGAAACCTTGAACGATCACGGCATTCACTGGTCGTCCTCATGGCGTGGTGATGACCTGCCGTTCTGCCACCCGACCGCCCCCGAGGTGGTCGAGTTGCCGCTGCATTACGAACTGGAAGACGAACCCTATTTCGCCTTCAACCTGAGCCCGGCCGTGCCGCCGGCGCAATCGCGGATCGCCTCCTACAGCCACACCCTGGGCAACCTGCAAATGGACTTCGCCGGGTTCCACCGCTTCGGCCTGTGTTATGTGCTGCGGCTGCACCCGGAAATCATCGCCACGCCGGGGCGCATCGGTGTGCTGCGCGAATTGCTGCAATGCATTCAGCAGCATGACGACGTGTGGATCGCCACCGGCGCCGAAGTCGCACAGTGGTGGGCGCAAACGGCGGCGCCGGTTGCGCAGGATCATCCGGCGTCGGTGTATGAGCGCCATTATCGGGACTACCTCGTATGA
- a CDS encoding MmgE/PrpD family protein, with protein MTERMQRLALFCVETRFEDLPPALVEQAKRHILDTFGAALAGADSAVALQARQVFGAEPGTALVWGSSLRVGAGHAALLNGIAAHALELDDTGGCDHSGAVVLPAVMAALSLVDRPVDGREFITAVVIGYEIGRRVLEACGSYSAHNSAGWHSTATCGVFGAAAACARIFALDVGQTVSALGIAGSFSGGLWAFIHDGSQSKKLHSGRAAEGGLLAARFAREGVSGPSVLFEDVWGGFLKTLAPDSAQPDALDADLGKVWKLARCSIKPYAACRGTHSAIDALGLLLEQLQVGADQVEDVQVNLCGFLLDMCGGRDTQSLAAAQMSLPYALAARLVHGHCRLEAYDEQPRNDLRIAHWLMRIRLEVDERLSEDGEPVVVVRTRDGRQASLCVEVPLGAPGNPLSEAALEEKFFSLALRVSSAAKTERLLAQLRQLQTLDSVRDLEHLLTE; from the coding sequence ATGACGGAACGCATGCAACGGCTGGCGCTGTTTTGCGTCGAAACGCGGTTTGAAGACCTGCCGCCAGCGTTGGTGGAACAGGCCAAGCGACACATTCTCGACACCTTCGGCGCAGCGCTGGCCGGGGCCGACAGCGCGGTGGCGCTTCAGGCGCGGCAGGTGTTCGGCGCCGAGCCAGGCACCGCGCTGGTCTGGGGTTCATCGTTGCGCGTCGGCGCAGGGCATGCCGCATTGCTCAACGGCATCGCCGCCCATGCGCTGGAGCTGGACGACACCGGCGGATGCGATCACTCCGGCGCAGTGGTGCTGCCGGCGGTGATGGCCGCGCTGTCGCTGGTGGATCGGCCGGTGGACGGTCGCGAATTCATCACCGCCGTGGTGATCGGCTATGAAATCGGCCGGCGGGTGCTGGAAGCCTGCGGCAGTTATTCGGCGCACAACAGCGCCGGCTGGCATTCCACCGCCACTTGCGGTGTGTTCGGCGCGGCGGCGGCCTGTGCGCGGATCTTTGCGCTGGATGTCGGGCAAACCGTGTCGGCGCTGGGCATCGCCGGCAGTTTCAGCGGCGGGTTGTGGGCGTTTATTCACGACGGTTCGCAAAGCAAGAAACTGCACAGCGGCCGGGCGGCCGAGGGTGGTTTGCTCGCGGCGCGTTTTGCCCGCGAAGGCGTCAGCGGGCCGTCGGTATTGTTCGAGGATGTCTGGGGTGGATTTCTCAAGACCCTGGCGCCGGACAGCGCGCAACCGGATGCGCTGGATGCTGATTTAGGAAAGGTCTGGAAACTCGCGCGCTGTTCGATCAAACCCTACGCCGCGTGTCGTGGCACCCATTCGGCGATCGATGCGCTCGGCTTGTTGCTGGAGCAATTGCAGGTCGGCGCGGATCAGGTGGAAGACGTGCAGGTGAATCTGTGCGGGTTTCTGCTCGACATGTGCGGTGGTCGCGACACCCAAAGTCTGGCCGCCGCGCAGATGAGCCTGCCCTACGCCCTCGCCGCGCGGCTGGTGCACGGTCATTGTCGACTCGAGGCTTACGACGAACAGCCACGCAACGATCTGCGCATCGCTCACTGGCTGATGCGCATTCGCCTTGAAGTGGATGAGCGACTGTCGGAGGATGGCGAGCCGGTTGTCGTGGTGCGAACTCGCGACGGGCGTCAGGCGAGTCTGTGTGTCGAGGTGCCGCTGGGCGCGCCGGGTAATCCGCTGAGCGAGGCGGCGCTGGAGGAGAAGTTTTTCAGTCTGGCGTTGCGCGTGAGTTCAGCGGCCAAGACTGAACGGCTGCTGGCGCAGCTGCGGCAACTGCAAACCCTGGATTCCGTGCGCGATCTCGAGCACCTGTTAACCGAATAA
- a CDS encoding MFS transporter — translation MATYSLVIRRLMIVSLTIVVSRAITSPLLTLFLSNKLGLNQQDVGLLLGIAVFIATLLALYGGYIIDRLEKRRLLILAMLSSAIGFVLLTFAKDLYLTTLTLVITETASALFLIGSKAILSENLPMGQRAKAFSLRYTLTNIGYATGPMLGVVIAGVYPIAPFLIAAGIAFGSIFLMIGIPKDASPVAAIGQPQSFLKTLITLKNDRTLIMFTCGCLLSTVVHGRFTLYLSQYLLVVEDSQRALQTMAALLACNAIAVILLQYQIGRFLNREKLRYWIAAGTSLFIVGLIGFSLADSLVTWCIAMFIFTLGEMIIYPSEFLFVDTLAPEELRGSYYGAQNLAALGGALSPVICGFLLMHTPAPTMFYALSALTAMGGFLCFMSGRRVALLQK, via the coding sequence GTGGCCACCTACTCGCTCGTTATCCGCCGCCTGATGATCGTTTCGCTGACCATCGTCGTCAGCCGCGCCATCACCAGTCCGTTGCTCACGCTGTTCTTGAGCAACAAGCTCGGCCTCAACCAACAGGATGTCGGGTTGCTGCTGGGCATCGCGGTGTTCATCGCCACCCTGCTTGCGCTGTATGGCGGCTACATCATCGACCGGCTGGAAAAGCGCCGGTTGCTGATTCTGGCGATGCTCTCCAGTGCCATCGGTTTCGTGCTGCTGACCTTCGCCAAAGACCTGTACCTGACGACCCTGACCCTGGTCATCACCGAAACCGCGTCGGCGCTGTTCCTGATCGGTTCCAAGGCGATCCTCAGTGAAAACCTGCCCATGGGCCAGCGGGCCAAGGCGTTTTCCCTGCGCTATACGCTGACCAACATCGGCTACGCCACCGGCCCGATGCTCGGCGTGGTGATCGCCGGGGTCTACCCGATTGCGCCGTTCCTGATTGCCGCCGGTATCGCTTTCGGCAGCATCTTCCTGATGATCGGCATCCCGAAGGACGCAAGCCCGGTCGCCGCCATCGGCCAGCCGCAAAGCTTCCTGAAAACCCTCATCACCCTGAAAAACGACCGCACGCTGATCATGTTCACCTGCGGCTGTCTGCTCAGCACCGTGGTTCACGGGCGTTTCACGTTGTACCTGTCGCAATACCTGCTGGTGGTCGAGGATTCGCAGCGCGCGTTGCAAACCATGGCCGCCCTGCTCGCCTGCAACGCCATCGCGGTGATCCTGCTGCAATACCAGATCGGCCGCTTCCTCAACCGGGAAAAACTGCGCTACTGGATCGCCGCCGGCACCAGCCTGTTCATCGTAGGATTGATCGGTTTCAGCCTTGCCGACAGCCTGGTGACGTGGTGCATCGCGATGTTCATCTTCACCCTCGGCGAGATGATCATTTACCCGTCGGAATTCCTGTTCGTCGACACCCTGGCCCCGGAAGAACTGCGCGGCAGCTATTACGGCGCGCAGAATCTGGCGGCGCTGGGTGGCGCGTTGAGCCCGGTAATTTGCGGCTTCCTGCTGATGCACACGCCGGCGCCGACCATGTTCTACGCCCTCAGCGCACTGACCGCGATGGGCGGTTTCCTGTGTTTCATGAGCGGGCGGCGCGTGGCTTTACTTCAGAAATAA
- a CDS encoding HPP family protein produces MLARWLPAAINTRPTEWSRAAIGMALGTLFSVWACSQVFGIEVAYHLIGPLGASAVLLFAVSSGALAQPWSIIGGYLCAGVVALLVAHVLGRTLGSACLAAGMALILMCWLRCLHPPAGAVALTMVLADPMTIAMDWKALEPVMLSAACLLLAALAYNNLTRIRYPKRPAEPAPAVAPVDIQSITAEDLKLALADMEAFIDVTPEDLEQLIHASELHAKRRSIGEVFS; encoded by the coding sequence ATGCTCGCTCGCTGGTTACCCGCCGCCATCAACACCCGCCCCACCGAGTGGAGCCGCGCTGCCATCGGCATGGCACTGGGTACGTTGTTCAGTGTGTGGGCGTGCAGTCAGGTGTTCGGCATTGAAGTGGCTTACCACCTGATCGGCCCGCTGGGCGCCTCGGCGGTGTTGCTGTTCGCGGTGTCCTCCGGCGCCCTCGCCCAGCCGTGGTCGATCATCGGCGGCTATCTGTGCGCGGGCGTCGTCGCGTTGCTGGTGGCCCATGTCCTCGGCCGAACCCTGGGCAGCGCGTGCCTCGCGGCGGGCATGGCGCTGATCCTGATGTGCTGGCTGCGCTGCCTGCACCCGCCGGCCGGCGCCGTCGCGTTGACGATGGTGCTGGCCGATCCGATGACCATCGCCATGGACTGGAAAGCCCTGGAACCGGTGATGCTCAGCGCCGCCTGCCTGCTGCTGGCCGCACTGGCTTACAACAACCTCACTCGCATCCGTTACCCGAAACGCCCCGCCGAGCCAGCGCCGGCCGTGGCACCGGTGGATATTCAGTCCATCACGGCAGAGGATCTGAAACTGGCACTGGCGGACATGGAGGCGTTCATCGATGTCACGCCGGAGGATCTGGAGCAGCTGATTCATGCCAGTGAATTGCATGCCAAACGGCGGAGTATCGGTGAAGTATTCAGTTGA